The Lichenihabitans psoromatis genome contains a region encoding:
- a CDS encoding lytic transglycosylase domain-containing protein, protein MSKSRTIAYGSVGAIVVAGAILAVPASRHAIRHEIAKHRHFNFSNTTATSVVPVAQAPATILASEADPRFLARSSAEVPAPHLGTVTLDASAFAPPTVTSLAKSATGTDVQPLDKGAASPVIRSSSDQDGGVGIDLAGARQALRLYRQGDLAAADDFARLTSGPLRTLLDWTAIRLASRQAGLPRLEAFKAAHPDWPTMTWINRRIEEAKVATRDPAATLALFASSAPETLFGRLALARARIATGDLDGGAGIIRSAWRNDDLTAGEEALILKDFGTLLRREDHKFRADRLLYKENLPAAMRATALAGPDVALLEKARIAVIGSMPSDAAIAAVPKALQSDPGLLFAKIQKARRANKIADAATMMLSAPSDPTLLVDGDEWWTERRLVARKLLDAGDAKTAFRICATHGASSNASRIEAEFHAGWIALRFLNDPVLAAPHFANAATLAESPISTSRAAYWQGRAAAAAGDAPAAARFYDTAAQQPTTFYGQIANAALGRPPAVLRQPIAVASGPDRREAIQGVGLLFDLGERDLALGLALTIAKTEPDPSQVAALASVVAATKDARATLSVGKAAGQRGIALDDAAFPTFGIPAYQPLTNSADRSTVYAIARQESEFDPRSVSSAGAKGLMQLIGSTARQTAVKAGIDFDETRLLLDAGFNAQIGAAHLGKLLADENGSYILTFAAYNAGARKVQDWIGIYGDPRKPGVDPIDWIERIPYSETRNYVQRVFENMQMYRARFGVPTASLSDPQPTVTGKGT, encoded by the coding sequence ATGTCGAAGTCGCGCACCATTGCTTATGGGTCTGTCGGGGCCATCGTGGTCGCCGGCGCGATCCTGGCGGTGCCGGCCAGCCGTCATGCGATCCGCCATGAGATTGCCAAGCACCGCCACTTCAACTTCAGCAACACAACCGCGACCTCCGTCGTGCCGGTCGCACAGGCACCCGCCACGATCCTGGCGAGCGAGGCAGACCCTCGGTTTCTCGCCCGTTCCTCGGCCGAGGTCCCTGCCCCGCATCTCGGAACGGTGACGCTCGACGCCAGCGCCTTCGCGCCGCCGACCGTCACGTCGCTGGCCAAGAGCGCAACCGGAACGGACGTTCAGCCGCTTGACAAGGGTGCCGCCTCACCCGTGATCCGATCATCGAGCGATCAGGACGGCGGCGTGGGGATTGATCTCGCAGGAGCCCGCCAGGCGCTGCGGCTCTATCGGCAAGGCGATCTGGCGGCAGCCGACGATTTCGCTCGTCTCACCAGCGGCCCGCTGCGGACACTGCTCGATTGGACCGCGATTCGTCTCGCCTCCCGACAGGCGGGCCTGCCCCGTCTCGAAGCCTTCAAAGCCGCGCATCCCGACTGGCCGACGATGACGTGGATCAACCGGCGCATCGAAGAAGCCAAAGTCGCGACACGCGATCCTGCCGCGACACTGGCGCTGTTTGCCAGTTCGGCGCCGGAGACCCTGTTTGGGCGACTGGCACTCGCGCGTGCCAGAATTGCGACCGGCGACCTCGACGGAGGCGCGGGAATCATTCGATCGGCTTGGCGGAACGATGATCTGACGGCTGGGGAAGAAGCCCTGATCCTGAAGGATTTCGGCACGCTACTCAGGCGCGAGGATCATAAATTTCGGGCCGACCGCTTACTCTACAAGGAAAACCTGCCGGCCGCGATGCGAGCGACCGCTCTCGCGGGCCCGGATGTCGCGCTGCTCGAGAAGGCGCGCATCGCGGTGATCGGGTCCATGCCGTCGGATGCCGCGATCGCGGCGGTTCCGAAAGCCTTGCAAAGCGACCCCGGCCTGCTCTTCGCCAAAATCCAGAAGGCGCGCCGCGCCAATAAGATCGCCGACGCCGCCACGATGATGTTGTCGGCCCCCTCCGACCCCACCCTGCTGGTGGATGGCGACGAATGGTGGACCGAGCGTCGCCTTGTCGCCCGCAAACTGCTCGACGCGGGCGACGCCAAGACAGCGTTCCGCATCTGCGCCACACATGGCGCATCGTCCAACGCGTCGCGCATCGAAGCCGAGTTTCATGCCGGCTGGATCGCATTGCGTTTTTTGAACGATCCTGTTCTGGCAGCGCCGCATTTCGCCAATGCCGCGACTCTGGCCGAAAGCCCCATCTCGACGTCTCGGGCGGCTTATTGGCAGGGCCGGGCCGCTGCAGCGGCTGGTGATGCGCCGGCCGCAGCCCGGTTTTACGACACGGCCGCGCAGCAACCCACGACATTCTATGGCCAAATCGCCAACGCTGCTCTCGGGCGCCCGCCCGCCGTGCTGCGGCAACCGATCGCTGTCGCGTCCGGTCCCGATCGCCGGGAGGCGATCCAGGGCGTTGGCCTTTTGTTCGATCTCGGTGAACGGGATCTGGCGCTCGGGCTGGCCCTGACGATTGCCAAGACCGAGCCGGATCCGAGCCAGGTCGCAGCGCTCGCCAGCGTCGTCGCCGCCACCAAGGATGCGCGAGCCACCCTGTCGGTCGGCAAGGCCGCCGGCCAACGCGGCATCGCGCTCGACGATGCCGCCTTCCCGACATTCGGGATCCCGGCCTACCAACCGCTCACCAATTCGGCCGACCGCTCGACCGTCTATGCGATCGCGCGACAAGAGAGCGAGTTCGACCCCCGGTCGGTATCCTCCGCTGGCGCAAAAGGCTTGATGCAGTTGATCGGCTCGACGGCACGTCAAACCGCCGTAAAGGCCGGGATCGATTTCGATGAAACGCGGCTCTTGCTCGACGCCGGTTTTAACGCGCAGATCGGTGCCGCGCATCTCGGCAAGCTTCTGGCTGACGAGAACGGTTCTTACATCCTGACTTTCGCGGCCTATAACGCCGGCGCCCGCAAGGTGCAGGACTGGATCGGGATCTATGGCGACCCGCGCAAGCCGGGCGTCGATCCGATCGACTGGATCGAGCGAATTCCCTATTCGGAGACGCGAAACTACGTCCAGCGGGTGTTCGAGAACATGCAGATGTATCGCGCTCGTTTCGGCGTGCCGACCGCGTCCCTGTCAGACCCTCAGCCGACCGTGACCGGCAAGGGAACCTGA